The genomic segment GTCCTGGCCACCGTCGCGCCGAAGGCCCGCGTCTGGGCCGTGGACGTCAACGAGCGCGCCCGCGCCCTCACCACCGCCAACGCGGCAAGGGTCGGCGCCGCCGACCGGGTCCGCGCCGTCGCGCCCGACGACCTGCCGGACGACGTCACCTTCACCCAGATCTGGTCCAACCCGCCGATCCACATCGGCAAGGCGGAACTGCACGGCCTGCTGCTGCGCTGGCTGCCCCGGCTCGCCCCGGACGGCGTGGCCTGGCTCGTCGTCGCCCGGCACCTCGGCGGCGACTCGCTGCACCGCTGGCTGGTCGAGCAGGGCTGGTCCGTCGAGCGGCACGCCAGCCAGAAGGGCTACCGGGTGCTGCGGGTCACCCGGTAATCCGGTGTCGTCCACCGACCCGGCTCGGGCAGGATGCCCGCGTGGGATACGTGGACGTGGCAGGAGTCGGGCACATCCTCCCGGACGGGCGTGAGCTGTTCAGCGACGTGTCGTTCCGGGTCGGCGAGGGTGCCAAGGTGGCGCTGGTCGGCCCGAACGGCGCCGGCAAGACCACGCTGCTGCGGATGGTCGCCGGTGACCTGCCGGTGAAGACCGGCGCGATCGCCCGCTCCGGTGGGCTGGGCGTGATGCGGCAGTTCATCGGCATGATCGGAGACGAGTCCACGCTCGCCGACCTCGCCCTGTCGCTGGCGCCGCCGGCGCTGCGCGACGCCGGGCGGCGGCTCGCCGAGACCGAGGCGGCCATGCGGGCGGCCGAGGTCCGCGGCAAGTACAGCTCCGCCGCCGCGAAGACCCAGCTCGCGTACGCCGAGGCGCTCGCCGCCTGGGGCGAGACCGGCGGGTACGACGCGGAGGTCCTCTTCGACACCGTCGCCACCATCGTGCTCGACCTGCCGTGGGACAGCGCCCGGGAACGGCCGGTGCGCACGCTGTCGGGCGGCCAGCAGAAGCGTTTCGCGCTGGAACTGCTGCTGCGCGGCCCGGACGAGGTGCTGCTGCTCGACGAGCCGGACAACTTCCTCGACGTACCGGGCAAGCGCTGGCTGGAGGCGCGGCTGCGCGAGTCGGGCAAGTCCGTGCTGTACGTCTCGCACGACCGGGAACTGCTGGCGCAGACCGCCGACCGGGTCGTCGCGGTGGAGGGCGGCAGCGCCTGGGTGCACCCGGGCGGCTTCGCGAGCTGGCACGAAGCCCGGGTGGCCCGCCACGCCCGCCTCGACGAGCTGCGCAAACGCTGGGACGAGGAGCACCAGAAGCTGCGTGAGCTGATGCTGATGTACAAGCAGAAGGCCGCGTACAACGACGGGATGGCCTCCCGCTATCAGGCCGCGCAGACCCGGTTGCGCAAGTTCGAGGAGGCCGGGCCGCCGCCCGTACCCCCGAAAGATCAGGACATCCGGATGCGCCTGACCGGCGGGCGGACCGGCAAGCGCGCGGTCATCGCCGAGCAGCTGGAGCTCGACGGCCTGACGTATCCGTTCGACCTGGAACTCTGGTACGGCGACCGGGTCGCGGTGCTCGGCGCGAACGGCACCGGCAAGTCGCACTTCCTGCGCCTGCTGGCCCGGGGCGGCACCGACCCGGAGCCGGGCAACACCCCCGTCGACGGCGCCGGCGCGCTCGCACCTGTCGCCCACGGTGGCGTGGTCCGGCTCGGCGCACGCGTGCGACCCGGGCACTTCTCGCAGACCCACGACCGGCCGGAACTGATGGCCAAGACACTCGTCGAGGTGCTGTGGCGCGGCGACGACCACCGCGCCGGCATGGACCGGCACGCGGCCATGGCGGCGCTGTCCCGGTACGAGCTGGCCGGTCAGGGCGACCAGCGGTTCGGCACGCTCTCCGGCGGGCAGCAGGCCCGGTTCCTGGTGCTGCTGCTGGAGCTGTCCGGGGCGACCCTGCTGCTGCTCGACGAGCCCACCGACAACCTCGACCTGGCCTCCGCCGAGGCGCTGGAAGCCGGGCTGACCGCGTTCGAGGGGACGGTGGTCGCTGTCACCCACGACAGGTGGTTCACCCGTACCTTCGACCGGTTCGTGTTGTTCCGCGGCGACGGCGACGTGGTGGAGACGCCGGAGCCGGTCTGGGACGTCGGGTGATCGACCGGGACCTGGCCGACCGGCTGTGCGCGGTGGACGGCGTGGTCGCGGTGGCGCTCGGCGGCAGCCGCGCCCGCGGCGACCACCGGCCCGACTCCGACTGGGACCTGGGCCTCTACTACCGGGGTACGCCGGACCTGGCCGGGCTGCGCGCGGTGGCCGCCTCGATCGC from the Micromonospora sp. WMMA1947 genome contains:
- a CDS encoding methyltransferase encodes the protein MTGDHYFTAEPSTPARPREVEFTVAGRDYTLASAGGVFSADRLDPGTAVLLRKADLPAADVTGALLDIGCGFGPITCVLATVAPKARVWAVDVNERARALTTANAARVGAADRVRAVAPDDLPDDVTFTQIWSNPPIHIGKAELHGLLLRWLPRLAPDGVAWLVVARHLGGDSLHRWLVEQGWSVERHASQKGYRVLRVTR
- a CDS encoding ATP-binding cassette domain-containing protein, with translation MGYVDVAGVGHILPDGRELFSDVSFRVGEGAKVALVGPNGAGKTTLLRMVAGDLPVKTGAIARSGGLGVMRQFIGMIGDESTLADLALSLAPPALRDAGRRLAETEAAMRAAEVRGKYSSAAAKTQLAYAEALAAWGETGGYDAEVLFDTVATIVLDLPWDSARERPVRTLSGGQQKRFALELLLRGPDEVLLLDEPDNFLDVPGKRWLEARLRESGKSVLYVSHDRELLAQTADRVVAVEGGSAWVHPGGFASWHEARVARHARLDELRKRWDEEHQKLRELMLMYKQKAAYNDGMASRYQAAQTRLRKFEEAGPPPVPPKDQDIRMRLTGGRTGKRAVIAEQLELDGLTYPFDLELWYGDRVAVLGANGTGKSHFLRLLARGGTDPEPGNTPVDGAGALAPVAHGGVVRLGARVRPGHFSQTHDRPELMAKTLVEVLWRGDDHRAGMDRHAAMAALSRYELAGQGDQRFGTLSGGQQARFLVLLLELSGATLLLLDEPTDNLDLASAEALEAGLTAFEGTVVAVTHDRWFTRTFDRFVLFRGDGDVVETPEPVWDVG